From Virgibacillus natechei, the proteins below share one genomic window:
- the codY gene encoding GTP-sensing pleiotropic transcriptional regulator CodY: protein MELLNRARKINAMLQKSTGKSVNFNDMSATLTDVIRGNVFILSRRGKLLGFAINQEIENERMKTMLEERQFPEEYTEGLFGIRETTANLDIDHPLTVFPVENRELFKSGLTTIVPIIGGGDRLGTLILGRVTDSFNDDDLLLGEYGATVVGMEILQEKTEEIEIEARSKAVVQMAISSLSYSELEAIDHIFEELDGKEGLLVASKIADRVGITRSVIVNALRKLESAGVIESRSLGMKGTFIKVLNDKFLVELEKLRSK, encoded by the coding sequence ATGGAACTATTAAATCGCGCAAGAAAAATTAATGCAATGTTACAAAAATCAACTGGGAAGTCAGTCAATTTCAATGATATGTCTGCAACCCTAACGGATGTTATCAGAGGTAATGTGTTCATTTTGAGTAGAAGAGGAAAACTGTTAGGTTTTGCTATTAATCAAGAGATTGAGAACGAACGTATGAAAACTATGCTAGAAGAAAGGCAATTTCCGGAAGAATATACAGAAGGATTATTCGGTATTCGTGAAACAACAGCGAATCTTGATATTGATCACCCACTTACTGTATTCCCAGTTGAAAATCGAGAGTTATTTAAAAGCGGTTTAACAACGATAGTACCTATTATTGGTGGCGGCGATCGTCTCGGAACACTAATATTAGGAAGAGTAACCGACAGCTTCAACGATGATGATTTGCTACTAGGAGAATACGGGGCAACCGTTGTAGGTATGGAAATACTACAGGAAAAAACAGAAGAAATCGAAATAGAAGCCCGCAGCAAAGCTGTTGTACAAATGGCTATAAGCTCATTGTCATACAGTGAACTAGAAGCAATTGATCATATTTTTGAAGAATTAGATGGAAAAGAAGGTTTACTTGTAGCAAGTAAAATAGCCGATAGAGTAGGTATTACAAGGTCTGTTATTGTAAATGCATTAAGAAAACTTGAAAGTGCGGGAGTTATTGAATCACGCTCACTAGGAATGAAAGGAACATTTATTAAAGTATTGAATGATAAATTCCTAGTAGAACTTGAAAAGCTTCGTTCGAAATAA
- the flgB gene encoding flagellar basal body rod protein FlgB → MNLFNGAISTLENSLDFASAKNKVISSNVSNIDTPNYKAKDIVFKDVLDNASSQSLEANRTNSKHLPFNQDSESSHEIITKNNTRYNHNGNNVDVDKEMAELAKNQIYYQALTDRINGKFGSLQTVIRGGS, encoded by the coding sequence ATGAACTTGTTTAATGGGGCAATTAGTACGCTGGAGAATTCACTTGATTTTGCTTCAGCAAAAAACAAAGTAATATCAAGCAATGTTTCAAATATCGACACACCTAATTATAAGGCTAAAGACATAGTTTTCAAAGATGTATTAGACAATGCCTCATCACAATCGTTAGAAGCGAATCGTACAAATTCTAAACACCTACCATTTAATCAGGATTCAGAGTCCTCACATGAAATAATAACGAAAAATAATACAAGGTATAACCATAATGGAAATAATGTAGATGTTGATAAAGAAATGGCTGAATTGGCTAAAAACCAAATCTACTATCAAGCATTAACAGATCGTATTAACGGTAAGTTTGGTAGTCTTCAAACCGTTATTAGAGGAGGAAGCTAA
- the flgC gene encoding flagellar basal body rod protein FlgC — MSIFHAMNNSASALTAQRLRMDVVSSNVANAETTRATVNENGEYEPYRRKMVEMAPQDKSFRSFLHKAQGTESASGVEVTNIVEDEDPFKMEYNPNHPDANDDGYVELPNVDPLKEMVDLMSTTRSYEANVTSLNASKGMLMKALEIGK; from the coding sequence ATGTCAATATTCCATGCAATGAATAATAGTGCAAGTGCTTTAACAGCTCAGCGTCTTCGCATGGACGTTGTATCTTCCAATGTAGCAAATGCAGAAACAACGCGAGCAACAGTGAATGAAAACGGAGAATATGAACCTTATCGTAGAAAAATGGTAGAAATGGCGCCGCAAGATAAAAGTTTTCGATCTTTTTTACATAAAGCACAAGGGACAGAATCGGCTTCAGGTGTAGAAGTGACGAATATTGTTGAAGATGAAGATCCTTTTAAAATGGAATATAACCCGAATCATCCAGATGCAAATGATGATGGTTATGTTGAACTACCGAATGTAGACCCATTAAAGGAAATGGTTGATCTAATGAGTACGACCAGGTCCTATGAAGCAAATGTAACCTCTTTAAATGCTAGCAAAGGTATGTTAATGAAGGCATTGGAAATAGGGAAATAA
- the fliE gene encoding flagellar hook-basal body complex protein FliE, which translates to MDSLSINNIQQQTSLPESANTISPGDAQNNFANTLKSAIDGVNEAQIASDEKTEALAQGNIDDLHDVMITAQKASLTLETTVQVQGKAIDAYNEIMRMQV; encoded by the coding sequence ATGGATAGTCTATCAATAAATAATATACAACAACAAACATCATTACCTGAATCTGCAAATACAATTTCACCTGGAGATGCCCAGAATAATTTTGCTAATACACTAAAATCAGCAATTGATGGAGTGAATGAAGCACAAATTGCGTCTGATGAAAAGACAGAAGCACTGGCACAAGGTAATATAGATGATTTGCATGATGTGATGATTACTGCTCAAAAAGCTAGTCTTACATTGGAAACAACTGTACAGGTTCAAGGTAAGGCTATAGATGCTTATAACGAAATTATGCGTATGCAAGTCTAA